A stretch of the Solanum dulcamara chromosome 6, daSolDulc1.2, whole genome shotgun sequence genome encodes the following:
- the LOC129891327 gene encoding protein LONGIFOLIA 1, with amino-acid sequence MDGMDDRRMGCMGGFLQLFDRNHILAGKRLYATKRLPHFAVPDDASESDKFVASPVVSKELGKPQPSPDQSKQAATEVCSVEPDVSVSVETPPKSPLPLPIFEVKEGTRSSWKFCKEAPRLSLDSRAVVDAKGSLQPRELRTKASVLSANRGENTEDGVLVDGDNNQRPCPSVIARLMGLEPLLQSNPETLPKSELRRSASESRVSRDLFNGRFVDGNHVDFKELNNTRSNISNNAMKDNAANEHRSSMSNARPMDRMGYPLKNEKIERPKASNRSLSSSPWKSPQHRKFFFDTADIFPEPKQTVSLYGEIDKRLKMRGIDEPSKDLETLKQILEALQLKGLLHNKRPSEQIGHRNFVYDPTFSSDESPIVLMRPSRSVSPSHRRMANGTSPSNLRSRNVIGRRPNLSSESLPSVSPCRERPASERNARSPLRSRDSSSPTQRENSVRLSSSVAKPKNLNVDSRRRSGEPTENRRVSPVQSPKLSSRRTSLEHNGAKGSPRNKRGTTESKQKEKITMFITEDESSSISESTVSSSFQTDAERSNLEDYNEGRSLLERCDKLLNSIAEITAPESQPSPVSVLDSSFYRDDSPSPSPIMKRIIDFKDVSGESEEEIWLSAFSPVRSKSNDSMDDFHLGYISDILRASCYLPGDSDVFLLLEKQQYLKGKDTSKVSRLQRKLIFDTITEILDRNRQLPPWKAFSWSGSSIAKPSLEGIWTEFQRIQERESGNNLVEIICEVLKKDLAQDTVNGWGDCPVEMSEAVLDMERQIFKDLIVETIQDLAVIGFKTTLLTASRRKLVF; translated from the exons ATGGATGGTATGGATGATAGGAGAATGGGTTGTATGGGTGGATTTCTTCAGCTCTTTGACCGTAATCACATTTTAGCCGGGAAGAGACTCTATGCCACGAAACGTTTGCCACATTTCGCG GTTCCTGACGATGCGTCTGAGTCCGATAAGTTTGTTGCATCACCGGTAGTTTCAAAGGAGCTTGGTAAACCACAGCCAAGTCCGGACCAGTCCAAGCAGGCAGCAACAGAGGTCTGTTCTGTTGAGCCAGATGTTTCTGTCTCAGTAGAGACACCGCCAAAATCACCTCTCCCTCTTCCAATATTTGAAGTAAAAGAAGGGACGAGGTCTTCATGGAAGTTTTGCAAAGAAGCTCCGAGGCTCTCATTAGACAGCAGAGCTGTTGTTGATGCTAAAGGAAGTCTTCAACCAAGGGAGCTACGAACAAAGGCTTCAGTTCTATCAGCTAACAGAGGTGAGAACACAGAGGACGGAGTGTTAGTTGATGGTGACAACAATCAGCGTCCATGCCCGAGTGTCATTGCACGGCTAATGGGACTTGAACCATTACTCCAATCAAATCctgaaactctgccaaaatcaGAGTTGCGAAGATCTGCATCAGAATCCAGAGTTTCAAGAGACTTGTTTAATGGCCGTTTTGTGGATGGAAACCATGTGGATTTCAAAGAGCTAAACAATACTCGATCTAACATATCAAACAATGCAATGAAAGACAATGCAGCGAATGAACATAGAAGCTCAATGTCAAATGCCAGACCTATGGACCGGATGGGTTATCCTCTGAAGAACGAGAAGATTGAAAGACCAAAGGCTTCAAACAGAAGTTTAAGTTCATCGCCGTGGAAGTCACCTCAACACAGGAAATTTTTCTTCGATACAGCAGACATTTTCCCAGAGCCAAAACAGACAGTGTCACTCTATGGTGAGATTGACAAGAGACTGAAGATGAGAGGAATTGATGAGCCTTCTAAAGATCTTGAGACATTGAAGCAAATACTTGAGGCTTTGCAACTCAAAGGGCTCCTACATAACAAAAGACCGTCGGAACAGATTGGCCACCGGAATTTTGTATATGATCCTACTTTCTCATCTGATGAGTCCCCAATAGTCCTTATGAGGCCTTCGAGATCAGTTTCACCAAGCCATAGAAGAATGGCAAATGGTACATCCCCCTCAAATTTGAGAAGCCGAAATGTCATTGGTCGGAGACCCAATCTTTCTAGTGAAAGTCTTCCATCTGTTAGCCCATGTCGGGAACGACCTGCTTCTGAACGAAATGCTCGGAGTCCACTAAGATCTAGAGATTCCAGCTCGCCAACTCAAAGAGAAAACAGTGTGAGGCTTTCTAGTTCTGTGGCCAAACCAAAGAATCTGAATGTTGATAGTCGTAGAAGATCAGGAGAGCCAACTGAGAATCGAAGAGTTTCTCCAGTACAATCACCAAAGCTTAGTTCGAGGAGAACCAGTTTGGAGCATAATGGCGCAAAGGGATCACCTAGAAACAAGAGAGGAACGACAGAGAGTAAGCAGAAAGAGAAGATCACAATGTTTATTACAGAGGACGAGTCATCTTCCATTTCTGAAAGCACTGTTAGTTCATCTTTCCAAACTGATGCGGAG AGATCAAATTTGGAGGATTACAATGAAGGAAGGAGCCTTTTGGAAAGGTGCGATAAGCTGCTTAATAGCATAGCAGAGATAACAGCCCCTGAATCACAACCGAGCCCAGTGTCAGTTCTTGACTCATCATTCTACAGGGACGACTCACCGTCCCCTTCACCTATTATGAAAAGGATTATCGATTTCAAAG ATGTTTCAGGGGAATCGGAGGAAGAAATATGGCTCTCAGCATTTTCACCTGTCCGATCAAAGTCTAACGATTCAATGGATGACTTTCATCTTGGTTACATTTCAGACATCCTTAGAGCTTCCTGTTATCTTCCTGGAGACTctgatgtatttttattattggaGAAGCAGCAATATCTCAAAGGAAAGGACACATCCAAGGTCTCCAGACTCCAAAGGAAGTTGATCTTCGACACTATCACTGAAATTCTTGATAGAAATAGGCAACTTCCCCCATGGAAAGCATTTTCCTGGTCAGGTTCATCTATTGCAAAGCCATCACTTGAAGGCATTTGGACCGAGTTccaaagaatccaagaaagggAAAGTGGTAATAATTTGGTTGAGATCATCTGTGAAGTTCTCAAGAAAGACCTGGCTCAAGACACTGTCAATGGTTGGGGAGACTGTCCGGTAGAGATGTCCGAGGCAGTCTTGGACATGGAAAGGCAGATATTCAAGGATTTGATAGTCGAAACGATCCAAGACCTTGCTGTGATTGGCTTCAAAACTACCCTCTTGACAGCTTCTCGTAGGAAGTTAGTTTTCTGA